A region of Oscillatoria sp. FACHB-1406 DNA encodes the following proteins:
- a CDS encoding Fic family protein, producing MTAFTPDRPYNALPLLPPPGDIETKAVLKACIEARAAVAELKQCGSLIPNQAMLINTIPVLEAQASSAIENIVTTADRLFQFASAPDSPVDAATKEAFRYSKALFSGFQSVQTRSLTTRTAIEVCSIVQGVDMQIRRTPGTALIEANSGKVIYTPPETAVILQEKLSNWEKFIHKATEFDPLVRLAVMHYQFEAIHPFTDGNGRTGRILNILFLVDTGLLEIPVLYLSRYIIQHKQDYYQYLHRVTVEGDWQSWILFMLKAVFETAQWTTHKIQAIRQLMEITTDYVKTNRPKVYNRDLLDLIFVQPYCRIANVVEAEIAQRQTASNYLKELCDLEVLQEIKVGKEKLFIHPRFLKLLTAETHTVTPYESL from the coding sequence ATGACCGCTTTCACACCCGATCGCCCCTATAACGCTCTCCCCTTACTACCGCCCCCCGGCGACATCGAGACGAAGGCAGTGCTAAAAGCTTGCATTGAAGCGCGTGCGGCTGTCGCTGAGTTGAAACAGTGCGGTAGTTTGATTCCGAACCAAGCAATGCTTATCAATACGATTCCCGTTTTAGAGGCGCAAGCAAGTTCCGCGATCGAAAATATCGTCACTACTGCCGATCGCTTGTTCCAGTTTGCCAGCGCGCCAGATTCCCCAGTGGATGCAGCGACAAAAGAAGCGTTCCGCTACAGTAAAGCCTTATTTTCGGGCTTTCAGTCGGTTCAAACGCGATCGCTAACGACGCGAACAGCGATCGAAGTTTGCTCGATCGTGCAAGGTGTTGATATGCAAATTCGTCGCACGCCCGGAACTGCCCTCATTGAAGCTAACAGCGGTAAAGTCATTTATACCCCCCCAGAAACAGCAGTTATTTTACAAGAAAAACTTTCCAATTGGGAAAAATTCATCCATAAAGCCACAGAATTCGATCCGTTAGTTCGTCTTGCTGTTATGCACTATCAGTTTGAAGCAATTCATCCGTTTACCGATGGGAATGGGCGAACGGGGCGCATTCTCAATATTTTGTTCTTAGTCGATACGGGGTTGCTAGAAATTCCCGTGTTATACCTTAGTCGCTACATCATTCAACACAAGCAGGATTATTATCAATATTTGCATCGAGTGACGGTGGAAGGAGACTGGCAAAGTTGGATTCTGTTTATGCTAAAGGCAGTTTTTGAAACCGCACAATGGACGACTCACAAAATTCAGGCGATTCGTCAGTTGATGGAAATTACCACCGATTATGTCAAAACAAATCGACCTAAAGTTTACAACCGCGATCTCCTCGATTTAATTTTTGTTCAACCCTATTGTCGGATCGCCAATGTTGTAGAGGCTGAAATCGCCCAAAGACAAACTGCCTCGAATTATCTCAAAGAACTGTGCGACCTTGAAGTTTTGCAAGAAATAAAAGTCGGCAAGGAAAAGTTATTTATTCATCCTCGATTTTTAAAGTTACTAACAGCAGAGACTCATACCGTGACTCCTTATGAGTCCCTTTAA
- the trmD gene encoding tRNA (guanosine(37)-N1)-methyltransferase TrmD produces the protein MRFDIITLFPEFFASPLAVGLLGKALDNRIAEVYLTNPRDFATDKHHRVDDEPYGGGAGMLLKPEPIFAAVESLPVLPRREVIFVSPQGEPLTQSLLQEFAANYDQLVILCGHYEGVDERVCEHLVTREISLGDFVLTCGEIPALALINGIVRLRPGTVGKEESLKAESFEAGLLDYPQYTRPASFRGWEVPEVLRSGNHAAIASWREQQQRDRTQARRPDLWEKWKNESR, from the coding sequence GTGCGCTTCGATATTATTACCCTCTTCCCCGAATTTTTTGCCTCTCCCCTCGCTGTCGGATTGCTTGGCAAAGCGCTCGATAACCGAATTGCCGAGGTTTATTTAACCAATCCCCGCGATTTTGCCACCGACAAACACCATCGCGTCGATGACGAACCCTACGGCGGCGGTGCGGGAATGTTGCTCAAACCCGAGCCGATTTTTGCAGCCGTCGAATCGCTTCCCGTTCTTCCCCGACGCGAAGTTATTTTTGTCTCCCCCCAAGGCGAACCCCTCACTCAATCTCTCCTGCAAGAATTCGCCGCCAACTACGATCAACTTGTTATCCTTTGCGGACATTACGAAGGGGTAGACGAGCGCGTTTGCGAACATTTGGTGACGCGAGAAATTTCCCTGGGCGATTTTGTCCTCACTTGTGGCGAAATTCCCGCTTTAGCGTTGATTAACGGGATCGTGCGCCTGCGCCCGGGGACGGTAGGAAAAGAGGAATCCCTCAAAGCCGAAAGCTTTGAGGCGGGATTGCTGGACTACCCGCAGTATACGCGCCCCGCTAGCTTTCGCGGTTGGGAAGTTCCGGAGGTGTTGCGTTCTGGGAATCACGCCGCGATCGCATCCTGGCGAGAACAACAACAGCGCGATCGCACCCAGGCGCGCCGCCCCGATCTCTGGGAAAAATGGAAAAACGAGTCTCGGTAG
- the cysH gene encoding phosphoadenosine phosphosulfate reductase, which produces MVNVTLQEPQLNLQAIQQQFANADASEIVKWSANTFGEGLVVSTSFGIQSAVMLHLVSRIIPDIPVIWVDTGYLPAETYRFAAELIERLNLNIQVYQSPLSPARMEALHGKLWEERNVEALNRYDFIRKVEPMQRALKELGATAWLAGLRRDQTDNRKTMDFVNLQSNIYKILPILNWNSKNIYDYLQAHDLPYHPLFDQGYMTVGDWHSSRPLTLEDDGERDTRFHGLKQECGLHLPQTMGEEKSLDSSSL; this is translated from the coding sequence ATGGTCAATGTAACTTTACAAGAACCTCAGTTAAACCTGCAAGCCATTCAGCAACAATTTGCAAATGCAGATGCTAGCGAAATTGTCAAGTGGTCTGCTAATACTTTTGGCGAAGGATTGGTAGTAAGTACCAGTTTCGGCATTCAATCCGCCGTCATGCTTCACCTTGTCTCCCGTATCATCCCAGACATTCCCGTCATTTGGGTCGATACAGGCTACTTACCGGCAGAAACTTATCGCTTTGCCGCAGAACTCATCGAACGCCTCAACCTCAACATCCAAGTTTATCAATCTCCCCTCAGCCCCGCCCGCATGGAAGCGCTACACGGCAAACTCTGGGAAGAACGCAACGTTGAAGCTCTCAATCGCTACGATTTTATCCGCAAAGTCGAACCCATGCAACGCGCCCTCAAAGAATTAGGAGCGACTGCTTGGTTAGCGGGATTGCGCCGCGACCAAACCGACAACCGCAAAACGATGGATTTTGTCAACCTTCAGTCCAACATCTACAAAATCCTTCCCATTCTCAACTGGAATTCTAAGAACATTTACGACTACTTACAAGCCCACGATCTCCCCTATCATCCCCTCTTCGACCAGGGATACATGACCGTCGGCGATTGGCACTCCAGCCGCCCCCTCACCTTAGAAGACGATGGCGAACGCGATACTCGCTTCCACGGACTCAAGCAAGAATGCGGGTTGCACCTACCCCAAACAATGGGAGAGGAAAAAAGTTTAGATTCTAGTTCTTTGTAA